One Jannaschia sp. GRR-S6-38 genomic window carries:
- a CDS encoding DUF3467 domain-containing protein produces the protein MAETDAQTASTTTATPDEVGTPAAPVVNWDDSAMETTYANVVNAASTREEVTLLFGSNQTWNPAANKEFDVKLLNRIILNPHAAKRLFVLLGAVLSQYERRFGEIKLDGLAAAAASQAAASGQASAGKAGKGKS, from the coding sequence ATGGCCGAGACCGACGCACAGACCGCTTCGACCACGACGGCGACGCCGGACGAAGTGGGCACCCCCGCCGCGCCGGTGGTCAACTGGGACGACAGCGCGATGGAGACGACCTACGCGAATGTCGTCAACGCCGCCTCCACGCGCGAGGAGGTGACGCTGCTTTTCGGGTCGAACCAGACCTGGAACCCGGCGGCCAACAAGGAATTCGACGTCAAGCTGCTGAACCGCATCATCCTGAACCCGCATGCCGCGAAGCGCCTCTTCGTGCTGCTGGGGGCGGTGCTGTCGCAATACGAGCGGCGCTTCGGCGAGATCAAGCTCGACGGGCTGGCCGCCGCCGCCGCGAGCCAGGCCGCGGCCTCGGGCCAGGCTTCGGCGGGCAAGGCCGGCAAGGGCAAGTCGTAA